The genomic stretch GTTGGAGAAGCTAGCTGAAAGGTTTGCTCACTTCCTCGTGTTGCTAGCTGCTGTCCCAGGTACTAGCATCAACATGACGACTTTGGAGCTTAGAGGTTTGTTAAGGTCTTAAAATGGTAGTCcatgattattttttgttttgtcttgtccTGAAGCTCTGAATAAAGTGAATTCAGTAAAATACTACAGCCAAGTTAGTGATGCTGATTAGATCAAACTAAACTATCAGTTGTATGTCTTCAGGTGTCTAAAGTCTTAATAAAAAGGCCTTAAAACTTTGTGTGTAGAACACTTATTTACTGTCCAAGAGTGTATATGTGATGACACTGAGCAAGCTTTAATgggtatgtttgtttgtttgtttctttattttaaactaaagtCAAGTTTACCTTTGAGAATGTCAGTCACTGCTATGGATTTTAccattagaaaatattttgtcttgctGCATGAAAGATCTTTGGAGGCAATCAACATAAAATGTGTAAGACATTAGATTACAAGCTAAGGAGGGCTGTCTCAATATTTTAGCTATAGTTACAAACTTCCAAGTCAACCTCAAGGTGATTAAAGATACCTTCTGCCTTATAGTTCCTCTTTGAAAGAACTGTATGCACTTTTAATATGATTTTGTAGCTAAATTAAGATCTGCTAGGAACTTATATCTTTCCCTTTCTGAGTGACAATTTAACTTTTCctgtggctgatttttttttttcccctcaaaaaatcTTCTTAAATTCTTTCACTAATGGTCTGTTGCTTGATGTGATTTAAATAGTCCATACATTTGAATCTCTATTACTATTTTCCTGTAGCTTCCAGCGTTCTTTTTATACATAATGGCAGATTTCAAGGCAAGGATTGAAAGGTTAAATGAGTTCCTAGCTATTTCTGAATACTTAATGTAGGGATTAGGACTTTTAATACCTTTACTAGTAATTTCTTAAGTGGCTAACCATGATGGAGTTCcagttattttctcattttatacAAGGAGCAGTGCAAGGAGAAATTTTAACACTTGGAATACTTCGGGTCTTTTGAATTTTCTGTACTCTATATGCAGAATTGTGCTTATTTCTAATAATGTATTGCGTAggctgatttttatttattttctatttttttaagaatacgCCCAACTGTTTGCAGCACTGATTGCACGAACTGCAAAGGATATTGATGTTCTAATAGATTCCTTGCCTAGCGAGGAATCGACAGCCGCTTTGCAGGTAAGAGCATTCTTAATTAAACTATCAAAACATACCTGAAGACAGCgtgctttctttctttaaatacactttctttttctttaggccATGTAATCTTGAAAAATGGCTTCAATATAAGCCTGAATTTTTCATGAGGTTAGCCTATGAATTCTTTATAGGCTTACTGGAAATCCTACTTCTTGCATCTAGTTCTAAATTAAATTATACACAGTGAGaatattttaaactaatttttctCTTAGAAGGGTttcaaaaattctgcttttatgATAACATCACAGTACTGTAAACAGCTAtgtgttttttccagctgttcaAATTCTAATACAACAGATGCAACAGCACTGATATGTTGGCTTTTTCTTGGATAACCTTTCATATTCTCTTACCCAttggatgttttattttgtatctgCAGAGCCAATATTTTACTGAAGCCTTATGTTCTCCTACAATGTTACTGGCTTTTGAAGGTTTTGCAATATGCTTTAAATTCTTCATCCTTGTCAGAGAATGgttctttttcacttttcactACTAGGATGTCCTTTCTAGCCAGCCAGACTTGCTGTTTTTGttccttgctctttctttcttcagaCCTCAGTCCTCAGACAGAGGAAGTCTGTAGGAAGTCTCAGACTTGCTCCAGGGAGTGCTTGGGAACAGAAAGCAGTCATGGGCCAGGCAGCTATCAAAAGCTGTGGACAGTATCACAACCTTCATTCTTTGCCTTAGAAGAATTGAACTGCTGCAAACAGCTTGTGAACCTTTTTGCAACACTCGACTGTTTCTCACTTCTGAAGAATGCCTTTGACCCATAATTTAAAGAACACCATTGTACTACTTAGCTGTTCTTTCTACAGATCTTGCCTACTAAACAGcatccttttttattcttttagagTTGCCATGATTTTCAGACATTTAACTTCTAAATttacaaaaagtattttctttcttgtatGCAATGAAGATTCAAAGAGTTCTGTTCCTATGAGAACACCGGAGCTGTTTTAAGATCGTTTGAAGGTTTTACGCCTAGGTTGATAATCTGTGACTATTCAAACGCACTTTACAAAAGGCTTTAGAGACACCTACTGGGCCAAGCACAAATAGCTTGGCAGCTACATTGCATTTGGTCTCAAACAGAGAAGGTTAAATTTGGAAATTTTGCTAGTCATAATAATTGCTGAACATACTAATTGGGTATGTTATCACCAGCATAATACCATGTAACTGTGTATTTAATAGCTGAAGATAGTGTTCTTGTTGCAGACAAATTATAGGCTTCTCTCATGATGAACTGGGTTTGGTCGTAGTGACAGCTGATGCAAGGAAACAAGAGCACTCCAGAAAGAGGATTTGGTTATCTGACTGGGGCATGCTTTCCTCTGAGTTGATACTCTTACAGTTTCTTGCTCTGCTCTTAATGCTGAGCTTGGTTTCACCAGAATCGCTGAtgtttttgcttggttttgaatCCAAATATAATTTAGCCTGTTTTTCACAATTTACATATTCTAGTTTGgatttttagtttcttttgtttaaattggTACAATATTAAAGATCAATGTGACTTCCATTAAAAAGACTTTCAGAGATGTTTGAAATACTCTAAAATACTCAATATAGGTTTTTTGGGGAAGTGGTAGATATGTGGCTAGTTAGAGCTGTACTTAGGCCAATCTATTTTTGATGCTAATGCTGTTTTGGTACATGTTTCAAATCTGAGGCTGAGGTTTGTCTTAAATAGTAAGAGGGCTGCCATGTTAATTCTCAACACAGTTTCTCAGTCCGTCTTTTACTCTTGTGTTCAGATTGGCAATATATATTCTGTGCAGATCTGTGGCATACCTGCAGTCAACTATTTAACAGCTGAGACTGAAGTTACTGAGCATAATTCTAATTCTCATACTTCTACccttgtcttcctcctcctctgaccCTTGTTCTCGGGATCAAAAAGGCCATTGTTGTCTTCCTTCATGCATATATTAAATAAACTTCAGCAAAGACATAAGTCTTGCAGAGCGGCAGAGGACTATATTATAATTTGCCAGTTAGTTTAAGCATGACTTTTAAAAAGCCTGTATATAGACCTGGGTAACTTTTAAAAGCCTTATCAACTTGAAACAGttctgtattttgtctttttttgctatTGAGTTAAACAAGTTTGAGTAGTTTTAAGTTTGGTAAATGTTTTATCTGAATTTCGAAGCACAAGTAttatatttcagaattaaaatttgTCTAGCTTAAAAACTGTTTGGTtctgaaacaaaatatgaaaagaaaaaaatatatggttAAATAAGACAGTTTCATCCAAACTATAGGAAGATTTATATAAGCCATGTTTGTATCTTACTTACCCCTTTCAGTAAGGGAGTGGGGGGTGTTCATTTTTCACTTATCAGGAGAGCTGCACCAAGCTAGAAGTTGTAATCTGAAAGAAATTAACATCTGTAtgtggtgggtttttgtttttactccATGTAGAAATGTGCTCTCTTTTAGATTGCAACCTATAATGAATTGCTGTCAAATCAGCAGTATCTAATTCAGGGGCTAAAGAGAGAATCTTTATTTTAGGGAATGTCTCAACTTCCTTTGGTAGCAAAATCAATTTTGGATTATGTTTGAAGGtccttattttttcccttttattttaaaggctgcTAGTCTCTGTCgattagaagaagaaaatcatGAAGCAGCTGCCCGTCTGGAAGAGGTAGTTTATCGTGGGGATATGCTACTGGAAAAGATACAGAGTGCTCTCGCAGATATTGCTCAGTCCCAGCTGAAAACAAGAAGCGGTACGCATAGCCAGCCCGTTCCAGACTCATAGCACCAGGGGGCAGCGCTCTGCTGCAAAACTGAACTGCAGAAAGTCCTGTTGAAAACAGCTGCGCATCTCCTAGGGACTGTAGCACTGTGTCCTACTCTTGTGGGACTCTGAAGTGCTTTGATCACTGGTAACAATGTCTTTTATCAAAGCTCAAACTCCAGGTTTGGTATGAGAATTACTTATATTGTAGAATTGGTGTTTCTGTTCTAGAATTACACATCTTAATGTATTACTTACATTTCTTTCTTGTTCATAAATATGTCTGACTTTAATCTGGTTTGTCATCTCATAATACAGGTGTTAGTCCCTAAAGGGAATTCCTAAGGCAAGTATTTTTAAGAGTATTGTGTAATTCACCCACCTCTACTTTCAGACTTTGTTCGTGAGCTTTTTTTGTGGGAAAGGTAAGGCTTAGGCACGGAAACACTGTTTAAATTGCCTGAGTTAATGGAGAAAATGCTAGACAATCTGAGGTGAGCACAGTGCTGGCCATCTATTTTAATTAATAGAAATGATAATTAAACAGTTTGTATTTCTGCTTGGCCATCTTACTCCTTACAAAGTAAAGAGATAAGTAAACTCCAGAGCTTGCAGAGTAAGTGTTCCTGCTAGTGGCATCTCACTGAAAAAGTTAAATGTGCAGATATCTGATCCTGATACTGTTTATTGTTTGTGATTCACAAGTGGTTCTTTGACTCCATTATTGCTACTGACACACTTACTGTCACTTGCTCATGCTATTTCTCTGCTTCTCTAAAGCACACGCTATTGAGGAAGCATTGGAGGGGTCTGAGAAGACCCAAAAAGTATCTGGGAGAGCAACTAGCAATGAGAAAACTAAAAAGAATTTCTTATATAATATCACTTTCTAGTATAAACAGTTGCTTACAGGAATGCTGTGGTCATAAGCAACAAGAGGTATACTCTCCAATGtgagaggttttttgtttttcttcacacACTGAATAAATTTGTGCCCCTCATACTAGGACTTTAAAAGTACCAGCCTCTTCTGTATGAAAAATAAACCAGTTATTTTGGGCTTTGATGCATGATCTTGGAGTTGAACATTTTGCTGCTGACCATCATCTATATTTTTGAGTTAGCTGTCTTGCATTGTTGTAGGATGGTGTTTATTTCCATATAATGTATCTGCTCATTTCATGATCAAAACTACCTATTTCTATATATTGGACATACTGTCATTACTATAAAAGTTGCATGTGTCTTGCTATTGCATACAGACAGACAGGTAAGAGCAACTCAAATATGTCTTTAGCAATCTGATCCTTAGGGATTTGGATCTGGCTACTTACTACACTAAGCCAATAAAAGGAAGAGTATAACATGGCACAGGATATATCTTGTAGACAGTGTGTTTTGaggattaaaaaatacaaagctgttCCTACATGTAACAAATGGTAACATCAAAGTATTTAATCAAATAAtatttgattaaatatttaatggtatttaataaaaattacaTCTCTTTAGTCATAAATTTAGTCTGCTGTTGTGAGGCTCTCATACTATCCAGAtttcacaaaaggaaaaacaactggGGCTGAGCAGGCTATGCCATGACCCCAGTTCTGGGAGGGAATTTATTTAAATTCTGggatctttatttaaaaaaaagggaaggggctGTGGAGATTTACTAAGCCATGTAAATATCCCCATTTCCTGGTGAGGCTTGAAGAcccacattttcatttaaagtaaGTCTTGGGGTCtgcttttttcaggaaaaaaaaatgcatctaatGCATCACAGATTGTTATGTCCAAAACTAATGGACATAAAACTTTGaaaagtttgggttttgtttgtggATTTTTATTGGAAATTGAGACCTTTTAATTTGGGGCTTGTGCATTGCTGGAAAAGGGACTAGCACGTCATGGTAGATTCCCAAGTATAGCTTAACACCTGCATAACCTCAAATGTATTTTGTTAACTTGGAAACTTTCACTATGGGAGATGGTGTACATCTTCAGTAATGTTACACTTACTTTAATTTAATATCTTTTACCTTTCAGTACTTGGAAACTGATGTTTTACTGCTGCCTAGTATTGCTTTACTGTACATTGCTGTTTACTTTATTTGAATATACCAGCCCACTTTATATTAAAGTGTGTGCTGGCATAAAACAGTTGATCGCATGCAGAAGTAAACCTTGAGAGAGGTGTAAGCTCACTATTATGTACATGTGGTTTCTCAGTACTTTGCCTCTGTGTAGCTTTGCAAATGTTGCCAATTTCATAGACAGGCAGTTTGTGATATAGTGAAAGCAAGTAatacaataaagaaaagaaagccaaaaccctttctttttttcccttggtggGGAAAAAGTGATTTGGTTAGGAAGCAGTACTGTCAGATCTATGTGACCCCCGCTAGTTCGTGTATGTTGCGTTGCTGGACTAGCTACTGTAAATCTTTACGTTCTCTTTTAGAGTCTGCAGCTCAGTTTATGAGGTCGTATTTCTTTTGCTGGATGTCAAcatgaagaaggggaaaaaacaaccaaTTAGCTGCAGTTGCCTAATGCATTACATATGCATTACATTATGCCTACAGCATTGGATTGGAACTTGGAGatgcagatgatttttttcccctctatcaCACATGTGCTGATTTGTCCAGGCCCTGCTCTTGATGCCcatatctgtttaaaaaacatatgGTAGTGATGGCAATCGTAGTGATCTCATTAGGGGACTACTTTGGTTGGTACAGTTATATTTATGCAGGAATTTTAGGGCTTGCAGCATTATGTCTGTATCTTTTAGTACCCTGACTTTCAGGTTAAAAGAAGGGAGGGGGGGATTGGGGAGCAGGCACAAATAAAATAAGCCAAAGGTTTTTGGAAGAAGGCATTGTATCTTCCCTGAAATGTCATGGCTGGCTCTGAACTGTTTTTAATGCttgctgtaaaacaaacaaaaaacccaagaaaaaataccaaaacaaaagaGGCCCCCAAACCCCTACGTAACAGCTGCTAACAAAAGTATCAGGTTATATGCAAGAGCtgtaaaagaaaactttttggGGGACAAGAGAGTAAGTGGATGTAAAGCATCATGGGAAGGAAACGAAAATATTGAGCAAGATATAATACGCAAAACCATTTTATGTTGGACAAGGAGTACTGCCCAGTGAAAAAATTGTGCTTTGAAGAAAGAGAGCACAGAACATAATGGAAAATTCCATTGAAAAACAATCTCAACTACTACAAATGAGCAAGAGCATTTCATGCTGAGAATCCATACAGCCTACTGGCAAACATGTTGGAATCAATAGTAAATATAGGCGGCTGATCAAAGTCTAGTATTCTTTACTATAAACAACCATGCTTGGAGGAGAGGAACACCTCACAGCAGCTGTTCCCATTTTCAGAAACTAGAATAGGGAGAAATTCGTACAGTTGTTTTTAAAGATACGGGAAAAAGTGCatgaataatatttttgttttgtgtctttgTAATGTTAAACCCGACTCATTATCACAGGTGATCATGGAGACCTGGGTCCTTCTGCCCTGTGTGGCattgggagagggagggaaggggggtcCTGGCTGCCTCTGAGGAATTGACAGCAAGAGATTGGGAGTTTGCAATGACACAGGCAGGAGACTgcctggctgggaagcagctctacTGAAATGGACCTGGGGGTCTTCACAGACAGCAAGctcaacatgagccagcagcgggGCCTGGCAGTAAAAAAGGACACAGCCTCACAGGCTGTATTgacagaagcacagctagtaggtTGAGGGAAGTGGTTATCCCCTTctgctcagcacttgttagaccacatctggaacactgtgtccagttttgggcctcCAATATGAAAATgttgataaactggagcaagttcaacCAAAGACCACCAAGATGGCTGGGGgttggagcacttgccctgtgaggagatgttaagggagctgggctttttcagcctggagaagagatggtttCAGGGGCACCTAAAAGCAGCCTGCCAGTACATAACAGCAAGGTTatggagaagatggagccaagctCTTCACAGTAGTGcttggtgggaggatgagagacaatgggcataaattgaaaagAGAGTCTCAGACTGGATGCAAGGAAGAACTTTTTCACCAGTAGGACAGTTAATTATTAGAGAAGCTGGAAATCCATGGTgtttttcaagacctgactggatcaagccctgagcaacctggtttgACTTCATAGCTGACCCacctttgagcaggaggttggactcgAGACCTCCTGAAGttacttccaacctgaatgatccTGTGGATACTATGCATATTAATGGTTTCACAAAGAACAAGAAAGTATTCAGAATGTTCTTGCTGtctttctccatttctgaaaAGGCAGGTCTGGAGGACAGGAAACTTAAAGTATCTAGTGTCAGCCTCATTTTTATTGATGAGATCTTGTGATGTAGGTCTGCATTGGAACGCCATTGCGTTGATCTAATGTGCAGTGTGAAATTCCACGCTGTAGTGACCCAAGTTTCCAACAGGTGCCCTTGGAGAGCGTGATATGCAAAATCCACATCCTACACTTAGAGAAAATTGATCTGTCAGATGATGCTGACTCATTATTAGACAAAGGCAgacttttccaaagaaagaagTTGTATTTGTGTTTTATATAGCTTGTTATGTAGTCTTACATAAGAAATAATTATAGCCCTATTTTCAGCCACCTAACCTGAGACAAGAACAAAGTTTTTGCtagttttttctttcaaagctaTGGAAGAAAGTTTGaatgatttttattattgttgatTGACTGACAGGACCTTTTTACCTCTAACGCCTAGAACTATGTTCTAGCAACAAAGGGAATAAGAATATAAAGTTGGCAAGTGAGGTGTTACTTCGTGCTCCAAATATGTCAGCCACTGTATTGTATGCACTTGCAGTAGGTGCCATCCAGAGTGGAAATGATCTTCAGGAAGTTTTTGTCTATCTTAGCATAGTTAGTGTAGCAGGCTTTGCGTGAGTACAGCTTCACAATTATTATACAGTGTTTGTATACACACTTagtttttatgtttatttttgtttcttggaAAGCTTTGTAGGAAACCTTGCTTCTACATGGTAGGTTAAACAAGCAGAACAGGGACTTTATAATCTTGCTGCTGCTGTACTCACCAGCACAGACGAGTAGCTAAGCACATCCAAATCCTCCTCTGAGCACAAAAGGGTTATCTGTTTTATGATTGTTTAGGCTGTCACCATGTTTCTTCTGAATTTCTGTTTATAGCTAACATTCATGTAGTATAGCACAATAACACAAACAGACCTTCCCCCGACTCTTAACTTGATATTTACTTACTATAAATGTTACCAGTATTGAGAAGGCTCCTAGACGTAGCTTCCTTAAACTTACACACTTCACTGAAGGCCTAAATGAATTAAGCTTGTGAAGTGGAAATTTGTAGCAGAGTAGGGATTGTGCAATTTGGCTGCAAAACATCCTTTCTCCACCCTGCCTACATATAAAGAGAAGATTGAAATAGAAGCCCTCTTTCAGGAAACAATGTACTTCATTCTATGGCTGTGTGGGAGAGCAATTGACTGCATATTAACTTTCCACAAGTGCTAGGGGAAAATCATAATTGTTTTCCCAAGTCACAGTCCAAGGGAGGGAGGCGACATTCATAAAAAGAAGAACACTCTAGAAGCTAAGAGCTTAGGAGAAGAGGGCTCTTGCACCAAGACTGTACTAAGATTGTGGAGAAGGGGCTTCAGCAGGCGTCTCTCTGGTGTCGTCTTCACGTAGAATGATGAAAGAGGTAACAGTGTGCCAACTCGGTGCCGGGGGAATTGCTTTCAGTCAGGAAAAACAGGGGAAGGCAAATTTTACTTCAGTGCTGAAGAAGagagattttaaaggaaaactgtcaGGACAGATGTCATACAATTGCACACAACATATCAAAGTGTACCATCCTGAAAGAAAACAGTTGCctctccttgctttcttttcagaaggTATCAGAAAAAGGATAGGTTTTGTTTACAGTTGTTCTgccattttattttgaatgtttatAGTAACAAACACTGAACATAAGCAAGCATAATTTTGATAATGGGGCAGTTTTCAGATCCTCCTCTCCTCATGCAACACAGAGTGTTCTATGTGTTTAACAAACCTGGAATTGATAGGAGAGCTTGGCAAGAGAGGTTTTCAGTGCATCCTTTTCACTTGGCATTGTTTCAAAAACTGCAATAAGCTGCCGTCAGAAAGGTTTCTCTGGTATAGTGATGCAATGTGAGTGCAATAATTCATCCAATTTCTGCTGTAAAAGAACAGCAGAATCACCTAGCTATTGTAAAATGGTCTTTGATGGAGGGGAATCAAACCCTTTATTTCCGTGGgactgtgtatgtgtgcataaAGCTAAGCAGGTATCCTCCTTCTTAGGCACCTTAGAGTGGGGCATGTTCCTCTCTGTACATTTACCATGTGATTTACAAAGACAGAGGCACATCACAAAGTGATGGAAGGGAAGCACTGCAGCGcacaagaagaaacattttaGGCCACTTCAAGGGCAGTAAGTGGGTATTTACATGTCTAGCTAGCCTTGGACCTCCTGGTGAGGTatattcctctctctcttcctgcacCACCTTTCTCTTCCTCATGCGGCTCCTACTACATGGCTCT from Dromaius novaehollandiae isolate bDroNov1 chromosome 1, bDroNov1.hap1, whole genome shotgun sequence encodes the following:
- the MED21 gene encoding mediator of RNA polymerase II transcription subunit 21, producing MADRLTQLQDAVNSLADQFCNAIGVLQQCGPPASFSNIQTAINKDQPANPTEEYAQLFAALIARTAKDIDVLIDSLPSEESTAALQAASLCRLEEENHEAAARLEEVVYRGDMLLEKIQSALADIAQSQLKTRSGTHSQPVPDS